One genomic region from Paroceanicella profunda encodes:
- a CDS encoding glutathione S-transferase family protein yields the protein MPQYTLYGHGRSRAMRVAWMLEELGQEFDWRPVLPRSGEMRRISPLGKVPVLVVDGTPLRDSVAIVQYLADSHGALTAPAGTLERARQDALTQFCVDEIEGALWTAAKNSIIHPVGLRVPAVKAVCRHEFAVALDTLAGLLGAGPWAMGERFSVPDILFGHCAAWAKLAKFELPGGPVGAYFTRLAERPAWGRVLSRLADAA from the coding sequence ATGCCACAGTACACGCTCTACGGTCACGGTCGCAGCCGGGCCATGCGCGTGGCCTGGATGCTCGAGGAGCTGGGCCAGGAGTTCGACTGGCGTCCGGTGCTGCCCCGGTCCGGGGAGATGCGCCGCATCAGCCCGCTGGGCAAGGTGCCGGTGCTGGTGGTCGACGGCACGCCGCTGCGCGATTCGGTTGCCATCGTGCAATACCTTGCCGACAGCCACGGCGCGCTGACCGCGCCGGCCGGCACGCTGGAGCGGGCCCGGCAGGACGCGCTCACCCAGTTCTGCGTGGACGAGATCGAGGGCGCGCTCTGGACGGCCGCGAAGAACAGCATCATCCACCCCGTCGGGCTGCGGGTGCCGGCGGTGAAGGCGGTCTGCCGGCACGAGTTCGCCGTCGCGCTGGACACGCTTGCCGGGCTGCTCGGCGCCGGGCCCTGGGCGATGGGGGAGCGGTTCTCGGTGCCGGACATTCTCTTCGGCCATTGCGCCGCATGGGCGAAGCTTGCAAAGTTCGAGCTGCCGGGCGGGCCGGTCGGGGCGTATTTCACCCGGTTGGCCGAACGTCCGGCGTGGGGGCGTGTCCTGTCCCGGCTCGCCGATGCGGCCTGA
- the lptE gene encoding LPS assembly lipoprotein LptE: MSWSERPPLPLSRRGLLLGLLALGGCGFRPMYGEGSPARALQGRIAVGDVTRGETPDRMTYAYRDHLRRRLGAPEGAPRYRLDSRIRVTSTGLAIAEDNATTRYNLTGVATFTLTVPGTAEPVFSGTVDSYSAYSATGSVYATRIAQRDAERRIAEDLAERVITRIAAQADALPT, translated from the coding sequence ATGTCGTGGTCTGAGCGCCCCCCGCTCCCTCTCTCCCGCCGGGGCCTGCTGCTGGGCCTGCTCGCCCTGGGCGGCTGCGGCTTCCGCCCGATGTATGGCGAGGGCTCGCCGGCGCGGGCGTTGCAGGGGCGCATCGCCGTCGGCGATGTCACCCGCGGCGAGACGCCGGACCGGATGACCTACGCCTACCGCGACCACCTGCGCCGCCGCCTCGGCGCGCCGGAGGGCGCCCCGCGCTACCGGCTGGACAGCCGCATCCGCGTCACCTCCACCGGCCTCGCCATCGCCGAGGACAACGCGACCACGCGCTACAATCTCACCGGCGTCGCCACTTTCACCCTCACCGTTCCGGGCACGGCCGAGCCGGTGTTCTCCGGCACGGTGGACAGCTACTCGGCCTATTCCGCCACCGGTTCGGTCTACGCCACCCGGATCGCCCAGCGCGACGCGGAGCGCCGCATCGCCGAGGACCTCGCCGAGCGGGTGATCACCCGCATCGCCGCGCAGGCGGACGCGCTGCCGACGTGA
- a CDS encoding histone deacetylase family protein, translated as MKTVHTEKHRLRASKTELNGGQLVPPFECPERVEHILAELAARRHGEIVAPDAFGLAPVRRIHDGAYLDFLSTCWEEWQAAGYAGEAIATTWPSRRMPLSRPPREIDGRIGYYCLAAETSISGGTWEAAQAAADVALTGQALVAGGARAAFALCRPPGHHAAQDMFGGYCFLNNAAIAAQAFRDQGAARVAVLDVDFHHGNGTQAIFYDRPDVLFLSLHGDPDEAFPYFLGAADETGTGAGEGFNVNYPLAPGTAYPAWAEALENALARIRAYGAEAVVVSLGLDTFKEDPISFFKLESADFTDYGRRIARLGLPTLFVLEGGYAVAEVGINTVNVLTGFEEEA; from the coding sequence ATGAAGACCGTTCATACCGAAAAGCACCGCCTGCGCGCCTCGAAGACCGAGCTCAACGGCGGCCAGCTCGTGCCGCCCTTCGAATGCCCCGAGCGGGTGGAGCACATCCTGGCCGAACTCGCCGCGCGCCGCCACGGCGAGATCGTCGCGCCCGATGCCTTCGGCCTCGCCCCCGTGCGCCGCATCCATGACGGCGCCTATCTCGACTTCCTCTCCACCTGCTGGGAGGAGTGGCAGGCCGCGGGCTATGCCGGCGAGGCGATCGCCACCACCTGGCCCTCGCGCCGCATGCCGCTGTCGCGCCCGCCGCGCGAGATCGACGGGCGCATCGGCTACTACTGCCTCGCGGCGGAAACCTCGATCTCCGGCGGCACCTGGGAGGCGGCACAGGCCGCGGCCGACGTGGCGCTCACCGGCCAGGCGCTGGTGGCGGGCGGCGCACGCGCCGCCTTCGCCCTGTGCCGCCCGCCCGGCCACCACGCGGCGCAGGACATGTTCGGCGGCTACTGCTTCCTCAACAACGCCGCCATCGCCGCCCAGGCCTTCCGCGACCAGGGCGCGGCGCGCGTGGCGGTGCTCGACGTGGACTTCCACCACGGCAACGGCACCCAGGCGATCTTCTATGACCGCCCGGACGTGCTGTTCCTCTCGCTCCACGGCGACCCGGACGAGGCCTTCCCCTATTTCCTCGGTGCCGCCGACGAAACCGGCACCGGCGCGGGCGAGGGCTTCAACGTGAACTACCCGCTCGCCCCCGGCACCGCCTACCCCGCCTGGGCCGAGGCGCTGGAGAACGCGCTCGCCCGCATCCGCGCCTATGGGGCGGAGGCGGTGGTGGTCTCGCTCGGCCTCGACACGTTCAAGGAGGACCCGATCAGCTTCTTCAAACTCGAGAGCGCCGATTTCACCGATTACGGCCGCCGCATCGCGCGGCTCGGCCTGCCCACGCTCTTCGTGCTGGAGGGCGGCTATGCCGTGGCCGAGGTGGGCATCAACACCGTGAACGTGCTCACCGGCTTCGAGGAGGAGGCATGA
- a CDS encoding urease accessory protein UreF produces MTDPKIAAGAPGAAGGAEAALVLATWFSPSYPVGAYSYSHGLEWAVESGAVTGRATAETWVRGCLAQGAGWTDAVLLARGMDAAQAGDDAPFDGLAALAEALAPARERHLETMAQGAAFARVTGAVWPEAGSAPLAYPLAVARAAAARGLPPRLVLGFFLHGFAANLVSAAVRLVPLGQTDGQRILAALLPLCEELAERALSAGEEEIGGCTLLADIAAMRHETQYSRLFRS; encoded by the coding sequence ATGACTGACCCGAAGATCGCGGCCGGGGCCCCGGGGGCGGCAGGCGGGGCGGAGGCGGCCCTGGTTCTCGCCACCTGGTTCTCGCCCTCCTATCCGGTCGGGGCCTACAGCTACTCGCACGGGCTGGAATGGGCGGTGGAGAGCGGGGCGGTCACCGGCAGGGCCACGGCCGAGACCTGGGTGCGCGGCTGCCTCGCGCAGGGCGCGGGCTGGACCGATGCCGTGCTGCTCGCCCGGGGCATGGACGCGGCGCAGGCGGGCGATGACGCCCCGTTCGACGGGCTGGCCGCGCTGGCCGAGGCGCTGGCCCCGGCGCGGGAACGGCATCTGGAGACCATGGCGCAGGGGGCGGCCTTCGCGCGGGTGACCGGCGCCGTCTGGCCCGAGGCGGGGAGTGCTCCGCTGGCCTATCCCCTGGCCGTGGCGCGCGCCGCCGCGGCGCGGGGCCTGCCGCCGCGCCTGGTGCTCGGGTTCTTCCTGCACGGCTTCGCGGCCAATCTGGTCTCCGCCGCCGTGCGCCTCGTGCCGCTGGGGCAGACCGATGGCCAGCGCATCCTGGCGGCACTGCTGCCGCTCTGCGAGGAGCTCGCGGAGCGGGCGCTGAGCGCGGGCGAGGAGGAGATCGGCGGCTGCACCCTGCTTGCCGACATCGCCGCGATGCGCCACGAAACCCAGTACAGCCGGCTGTTCCGCTCATGA
- the holA gene encoding DNA polymerase III subunit delta: MKLKGREIAAFLARPDVSRAGCLVYGADAIAVDVKRAEAVAALVGPEGEAEMRLERFDGASLRTDPARLQDALRAQGFFPGQRVVLLEDATDGLTDIIAEALDATRPGADAFLIVTAGVLAARSKLRKMFEARRDAVVCPLYSDPPGRDEVETALRRAGLAAAQPDAVEALVVLSREIDLGAFNQVLAHVALYKLGDPEPLTAAEVALCAPATTEAGLDEVIRAVAEGEVVAIGRQMARLAGQGVNATTLCISATRHFRQLHAIAAAPDGPEAALGRARPPVFGPRRDALLRQVRGWGPGRIERVLSLLTDTDLTLRSSSGAPPLALIERAFIRIAMLRGAR, from the coding sequence GTGAAGCTGAAGGGACGCGAGATCGCGGCATTCCTTGCCCGGCCGGACGTCTCTCGCGCAGGCTGCCTCGTCTACGGCGCCGACGCGATCGCCGTGGACGTGAAGCGCGCCGAGGCCGTGGCCGCCCTTGTCGGGCCCGAGGGCGAGGCGGAGATGCGGCTGGAGCGGTTCGACGGCGCCTCCCTGCGCACCGACCCCGCCCGCCTGCAGGACGCCCTGCGCGCGCAGGGCTTCTTCCCCGGCCAGCGTGTCGTGCTGCTGGAGGACGCGACCGACGGGCTTACCGACATCATCGCCGAGGCGCTGGATGCCACCCGCCCGGGGGCGGACGCCTTCCTCATCGTCACCGCCGGCGTTCTGGCCGCGCGCTCGAAGCTGCGCAAGATGTTCGAGGCGCGCCGCGATGCCGTGGTCTGCCCGCTCTACTCCGACCCGCCGGGGCGCGACGAGGTGGAGACGGCGCTGCGCCGCGCCGGTCTCGCCGCCGCGCAGCCCGATGCGGTCGAGGCGCTGGTGGTGCTCTCGCGCGAGATCGACCTCGGCGCCTTCAACCAGGTCCTCGCCCATGTGGCGCTCTACAAGCTCGGCGACCCGGAGCCGCTCACCGCCGCCGAGGTGGCGCTCTGCGCCCCCGCCACCACCGAGGCGGGGCTGGACGAGGTGATCCGCGCCGTGGCCGAGGGCGAGGTGGTCGCGATCGGCCGCCAGATGGCGCGGCTGGCGGGGCAGGGGGTGAACGCCACCACGCTCTGCATCTCCGCCACCCGGCATTTCCGCCAGCTCCACGCCATCGCCGCCGCCCCGGACGGGCCCGAGGCGGCGCTCGGCCGCGCCCGCCCGCCGGTCTTCGGCCCGCGCCGCGACGCGCTGCTGCGGCAGGTGCGCGGCTGGGGGCCCGGGCGCATCGAGCGCGTGCTGTCGCTGCTCACCGATACCGATCTCACCCTGCGCTCCTCCTCCGGCGCGCCGCCGCTGGCGCTGATCGAACGCGCCTTCATCCGCATCGCCATGCTGCGGGGCGCGCGATGA
- a CDS encoding NAD(P)-binding protein: MSRPAAHDILFEPVQIGPVTAKNRFFQVPHCNGGGYRDPSAVAEMRRVKAEGGWGVIFTEQVEIHHSAEITPWIELRLWEEGDMPALARMAEAMKSHGALAGIELVHPGVNAPNLYSRAVPLAPTALPIRTFTNDPVQARAMDREDIRDLRRWHRTAVRRAKACGFDLVCLYGAHGFGIIQHFLSRATNQRGDAYGGSLENRSRLLRELVEDAREEIGDTCGISLRLSLDEVVGDLGFSNAELRDLIEMHAELPDLWDLAHGSWEECSGPSRFTGEAAQEGLVTGIRALTPKPVVGVGRFTSPDEMARQVRAGILDFIGCARPSIADPFLPKKVEEGRSDEIRECIGCNICVTGDMTASLSRCTQNPAFMEEWRRGWHPERAPARGASRNVLVVGAGPAGLEAARVLGLRGYEVALAEAGTALGGRVARECRLPGLAAWGRVRDYRAAAIGRMPNVSVYFDSALTADDVLEFGFEHVCIATGAVWRADGVARQHVVPMPVDPAMPVFTPDDAMAGRLPSGRVVVYDDDHYYMGGVMAELLVQAGCTVTLVTPAARVSDWTWNTLEQAGVHRRLAGLGVEIVLNRGVARIRADHVVTSCTYTGAEAALPADAVMMVGSRSPAGTLWPELKARQAEWAAAGIRSLRAIADAEAPGPIAWATWAGQNYARALDGEAPGDAPPFRREIAALAPPA, encoded by the coding sequence ATGAGCCGGCCCGCCGCCCACGACATCCTGTTCGAGCCGGTGCAGATCGGCCCGGTGACGGCGAAGAACCGCTTCTTCCAGGTGCCGCATTGCAACGGTGGCGGCTACCGCGACCCCTCGGCCGTGGCCGAGATGCGCCGGGTGAAGGCCGAAGGCGGCTGGGGCGTGATCTTCACCGAGCAGGTCGAGATCCACCACAGCGCCGAGATCACCCCCTGGATCGAGCTGCGCCTGTGGGAGGAGGGCGACATGCCCGCCCTCGCCCGCATGGCCGAGGCGATGAAATCCCACGGTGCGCTGGCCGGTATCGAGCTGGTGCACCCGGGGGTGAACGCGCCCAACCTCTACTCCCGCGCCGTGCCGCTCGCCCCCACCGCCCTGCCGATCCGCACCTTCACCAACGACCCCGTGCAGGCCCGCGCCATGGACCGCGAGGACATCCGCGACCTGCGCCGCTGGCACCGTACCGCCGTCCGCCGCGCGAAGGCCTGCGGCTTCGACCTCGTCTGCCTCTACGGCGCGCACGGGTTCGGCATCATCCAGCACTTCCTCTCCCGCGCCACCAACCAGCGCGGCGACGCGTACGGCGGCAGCCTGGAGAACCGCTCCCGCCTGCTGCGCGAGCTGGTGGAGGACGCCCGGGAGGAGATCGGCGACACCTGCGGCATCTCCCTGCGCCTGTCGCTGGACGAGGTGGTGGGGGATCTGGGCTTCTCCAACGCCGAGCTGCGCGACCTCATCGAGATGCACGCCGAGCTGCCGGACCTCTGGGACCTCGCGCACGGCTCCTGGGAGGAGTGCTCAGGCCCCTCGCGCTTCACGGGCGAGGCGGCGCAGGAGGGGCTGGTGACCGGCATCCGCGCCCTCACCCCGAAGCCCGTGGTGGGCGTGGGCCGCTTCACCTCACCGGACGAAATGGCCCGGCAGGTGCGCGCCGGCATCCTCGATTTCATCGGCTGCGCCCGCCCCTCCATCGCCGACCCGTTCCTGCCGAAGAAGGTGGAGGAGGGCCGGTCCGACGAGATCCGCGAGTGCATCGGCTGCAACATCTGCGTGACGGGCGACATGACCGCCTCGCTGTCGCGCTGCACGCAAAACCCCGCCTTCATGGAGGAATGGCGCCGCGGCTGGCACCCGGAGCGCGCGCCGGCGCGCGGGGCCTCGCGAAACGTGCTGGTGGTGGGCGCGGGCCCGGCCGGGCTGGAGGCCGCCCGGGTTCTGGGCCTGCGCGGCTACGAGGTGGCGCTGGCGGAGGCCGGCACCGCGCTCGGCGGCCGGGTGGCGCGCGAATGCCGCCTGCCCGGCCTCGCCGCCTGGGGGCGCGTGCGCGACTACCGCGCCGCCGCCATCGGCCGGATGCCGAACGTCTCGGTCTATTTCGACAGCGCGCTCACCGCCGATGACGTGCTGGAGTTCGGCTTCGAGCATGTCTGCATCGCCACCGGCGCGGTGTGGCGGGCCGATGGCGTGGCGCGTCAGCACGTGGTGCCGATGCCCGTGGACCCCGCGATGCCGGTCTTCACCCCGGATGACGCGATGGCCGGGCGCCTGCCCTCCGGCCGGGTGGTGGTCTATGACGATGACCACTACTACATGGGCGGCGTGATGGCCGAGCTGCTGGTGCAGGCGGGCTGCACGGTCACGCTGGTCACCCCGGCCGCCCGGGTGTCGGACTGGACCTGGAACACGCTGGAGCAGGCGGGCGTCCACCGCCGGCTTGCCGGGCTGGGGGTGGAGATCGTGCTCAACCGCGGCGTGGCGCGCATCCGCGCCGACCATGTGGTGACCAGTTGCACCTATACCGGTGCCGAGGCCGCGCTGCCGGCCGATGCGGTGATGATGGTCGGCTCGCGCAGCCCGGCCGGCACGCTCTGGCCGGAGCTGAAGGCGCGGCAGGCGGAGTGGGCGGCGGCCGGCATCCGCTCGCTGCGCGCCATCGCGGATGCCGAGGCCCCCGGCCCGATCGCCTGGGCGACCTGGGCCGGGCAGAACTACGCCCGGGCCCTGGATGGGGAGGCCCCGGGCGACGCCCCGCCCTTCCGCCGCGAAATCGCCGCCCTCGCCCCGCCCGCCTGA
- the argE gene encoding acetylornithine deacetylase produces the protein MADRMTPREMLERLVAFPTVSRDSNLDLIHWVRDYLAGHGVEATLVPSPDGQKANLYTQIGPDVAGGVVLSGHTDVVPVDGQDWSTDPWVVTERDGLLYGRGTCDMKGFVAIALALVPEMLEAGLKTPVQLALSYDEEVGHLGVPFLITEMQAALPPAACVLVGEPTMMQVVSQHKGGVAITTHVHGYEVHSSRVHEGVSAITWAAKLINWHAEQMEANRLEAERLGADGLGADFDPPYTTLHNGLIQGGTAGNITAKDCIFSTDIRVLPLESAQDWLQRYQSHCAELTRQMQAIHPDAWIEVQVRVVNEGCRKEPEGTAESFARALTGDNAEHAVSYGTEASNFQREGFSVCVIGPGDIAQAHKPDEFLSLEQLEAGTDFMRRLIARLSA, from the coding sequence ATGGCAGACCGCATGACCCCCCGTGAGATGCTGGAGCGTCTCGTCGCCTTCCCCACCGTCTCGCGTGACAGCAATCTCGACCTCATCCACTGGGTGCGCGACTACCTCGCCGGCCACGGTGTGGAGGCCACGCTGGTCCCCAGCCCGGACGGGCAGAAGGCCAATCTCTACACCCAGATCGGCCCGGACGTGGCCGGCGGCGTGGTGCTCTCCGGCCATACCGACGTGGTGCCGGTGGACGGGCAGGACTGGTCTACCGACCCCTGGGTGGTGACCGAGCGCGACGGGCTGCTCTACGGTCGCGGCACCTGCGACATGAAGGGCTTCGTGGCCATCGCGCTCGCCCTGGTGCCGGAGATGCTGGAGGCCGGGCTGAAGACGCCGGTGCAGCTCGCGCTCTCCTATGACGAGGAGGTCGGCCACCTGGGCGTGCCCTTCCTGATCACCGAGATGCAGGCCGCCCTGCCGCCCGCCGCCTGCGTGCTGGTCGGCGAGCCGACGATGATGCAGGTGGTGAGCCAGCACAAGGGCGGGGTGGCGATCACCACCCATGTCCACGGCTACGAGGTGCATTCCTCCCGCGTGCATGAGGGGGTCTCGGCCATCACCTGGGCCGCGAAGCTGATCAACTGGCACGCCGAGCAGATGGAGGCGAACCGGCTGGAGGCCGAGCGGCTGGGCGCCGACGGCCTCGGCGCCGATTTCGACCCGCCCTACACCACCCTGCACAACGGGCTCATCCAGGGCGGCACGGCCGGAAACATCACCGCGAAGGACTGCATCTTCTCCACCGACATCCGGGTGCTGCCGCTGGAGAGCGCGCAGGACTGGCTGCAGCGCTACCAGAGCCATTGCGCCGAGCTCACCCGCCAGATGCAGGCCATCCATCCCGATGCCTGGATCGAGGTGCAGGTGCGTGTGGTCAACGAGGGCTGCCGCAAGGAGCCGGAGGGCACGGCGGAGAGCTTCGCCCGGGCGCTGACGGGCGACAACGCCGAGCACGCGGTCTCCTACGGCACCGAGGCGAGCAACTTCCAGCGCGAGGGCTTCTCCGTCTGCGTGATCGGACCGGGCGACATCGCCCAGGCCCACAAGCCGGACGAGTTCCTCTCCCTCGAACAGCTCGAAGCCGGCACGGACTTCATGCGCCGCCTGATCGCCCGCCTCTCCGCCTGA
- the ureG gene encoding urease accessory protein UreG encodes MTSPHGPLRVGIGGPVGSGKTAMMDALCKAMRDRYSIAAVTNDIYTREDAEFLMRSQALPLERIAGVETGGCPHTAIREDASINLAAIEELKVKFPDLDMVLIESGGDNLSATFSPELADITIYVIDVCAGDKIPRKGGPGITRSDLLVINKTDLAPYVGASLEVMDRDARRMRGERPFLMCNVRDGKGVAEIVRFIETAGGLTPAAAEA; translated from the coding sequence ATGACATCACCCCACGGTCCCCTGCGCGTCGGCATCGGCGGCCCCGTCGGCTCCGGCAAGACGGCGATGATGGACGCGCTGTGCAAGGCAATGCGCGACCGCTATTCCATCGCCGCGGTGACGAACGACATCTACACCCGCGAGGACGCCGAGTTCCTGATGCGCTCGCAGGCCCTGCCGCTGGAGCGCATCGCCGGGGTGGAGACCGGCGGCTGCCCGCACACCGCCATCCGCGAGGATGCCTCGATCAACCTCGCGGCCATCGAGGAACTGAAGGTGAAGTTCCCGGACCTCGACATGGTGCTGATCGAGAGCGGCGGCGACAACCTGTCGGCCACCTTCAGCCCCGAGCTGGCCGACATCACCATCTACGTGATCGACGTCTGCGCCGGCGACAAGATCCCTCGCAAGGGCGGCCCGGGCATCACCCGCTCCGACCTGCTGGTGATCAACAAGACCGACCTCGCCCCCTATGTCGGCGCCTCGCTGGAGGTGATGGACCGCGACGCGCGCAGGATGCGCGGCGAGCGCCCCTTCCTGATGTGCAACGTGCGTGACGGCAAGGGCGTGGCCGAGATCGTGCGCTTCATCGAGACCGCCGGCGGCCTCACCCCCGCCGCCGCCGAGGCCTGA
- a CDS encoding LysR family transcriptional regulator, translating into MATRFTLRQLEYLVAVGEAGSIARASARIHVSPPSISTAIAQLEAEFGLQLFIRRHSHGLALTPGGRRFFLAARQLLAEAEGLHALAGDISEQVRGPLGLGCLLTVAETVLPDLRRGFEAAWPGVRISQHIDNQQRLIDLMLCGEIDAALTYDMDIPPEIGFDPVATLAPYAVLPAGHRLAERRTVRLEDLATAKLVLLDLPFSRDYFLGLFSACGLAPRIAERAGDMAMMRAMVANGFGYSLANVPPRSALSPDGKPLAHVALEGRHRPLALGLARPVSGRQSRALAAFAAHCHATLPHSLSGAALT; encoded by the coding sequence ATGGCAACGCGATTCACCCTGCGGCAACTCGAATATCTGGTGGCCGTCGGCGAGGCGGGGAGCATCGCGCGCGCCTCGGCGCGCATCCATGTCTCGCCGCCCTCCATCTCCACCGCCATCGCGCAGCTGGAAGCGGAGTTCGGCCTGCAGCTCTTCATCCGCCGGCACAGCCACGGGCTGGCGCTCACGCCCGGGGGGCGGCGCTTCTTCCTCGCCGCGCGCCAGCTTCTGGCGGAGGCGGAGGGGCTGCACGCCCTGGCCGGCGACATCTCCGAGCAGGTGCGCGGGCCCCTGGGCCTGGGCTGCCTGCTCACCGTGGCCGAGACCGTGCTGCCCGACCTGCGCCGCGGCTTCGAGGCCGCCTGGCCCGGGGTGCGCATCTCCCAGCACATCGACAACCAGCAGCGGCTGATCGACCTCATGCTGTGTGGCGAGATCGACGCCGCGCTCACCTACGACATGGACATCCCGCCGGAGATCGGCTTCGACCCGGTCGCGACCCTGGCGCCCTACGCGGTGCTGCCGGCCGGGCACCGGCTGGCGGAGCGCAGGACCGTCCGTCTGGAGGACCTTGCCACCGCGAAGCTGGTGCTGCTCGACCTGCCCTTCAGCCGGGACTATTTCCTCGGCCTGTTCTCCGCCTGCGGGCTGGCGCCGCGCATCGCCGAGCGGGCCGGCGATATGGCGATGATGCGCGCCATGGTGGCCAACGGCTTCGGCTATTCGCTGGCCAACGTGCCGCCGCGCTCCGCCCTCTCGCCCGACGGAAAGCCGCTCGCGCATGTGGCGCTGGAGGGCCGGCACCGGCCGCTGGCCCTCGGCCTCGCCCGCCCGGTGAGCGGCCGGCAGAGCCGCGCCCTCGCCGCCTTCGCCGCCCATTGCCACGCCACCCTGCCGCACAGCCTGTCCGGCGCGGCGCTCACCTGA
- a CDS encoding urease accessory protein UreD, with protein sequence MTVALPPSGPLPARATQPRAQGESRIAVRLGPDGRTLLSKLYQQGSAKILLPTARDPALEAVLLNTSGGITGGDRISCEGRAEAGARLVLTTQAAERLYKSWPDETPGRLSTRLSIGPGARIDWLPQETIAFDRSALHRSLDVEMAADATFLALEPIILGRTAMGERVHSIRLRDHWRVRRDGRLIYADALRLEGPALEALAGPATLGGGFAFASMLFVAPGAEDLLTPLRARLEGIGAASARDGFVSMRLVAPDGLALRRCILDTLGLLLGRALPRVWHM encoded by the coding sequence ATGACCGTGGCGCTGCCCCCCTCCGGGCCCCTGCCCGCGCGCGCGACGCAGCCGCGCGCACAGGGCGAATCGCGAATCGCGGTGCGGCTCGGACCGGACGGCCGGACGCTCCTCTCGAAGCTCTACCAGCAGGGCTCGGCCAAGATCCTGCTCCCCACCGCGCGGGACCCGGCGCTGGAGGCGGTGCTGCTCAACACCTCCGGCGGCATCACCGGAGGGGACCGGATCTCCTGCGAGGGCCGCGCGGAGGCCGGTGCGCGGCTGGTGCTCACCACCCAGGCCGCCGAGCGGCTCTACAAGTCCTGGCCGGACGAGACGCCCGGGCGGCTCTCCACCCGGCTCAGCATCGGCCCCGGCGCGCGGATCGACTGGCTGCCGCAGGAGACCATCGCCTTCGACCGCTCCGCCCTGCACCGCAGCCTCGACGTGGAGATGGCGGCGGATGCCACCTTCCTCGCCCTGGAGCCGATCATCCTGGGGCGCACCGCGATGGGCGAGCGGGTGCACAGCATCCGCTTGCGCGATCATTGGCGGGTGCGCCGCGACGGTAGGTTGATCTATGCCGATGCGCTGCGGCTGGAGGGGCCGGCGCTGGAGGCGCTGGCCGGCCCCGCCACGCTGGGTGGCGGCTTCGCCTTCGCCAGCATGCTCTTCGTGGCCCCCGGCGCGGAGGACCTGCTCACGCCGCTGCGCGCGCGGCTGGAGGGGATCGGAGCCGCCAGCGCGCGCGACGGCTTCGTCTCCATGCGCCTCGTCGCGCCGGACGGTCTTGCGCTGCGCCGGTGCATCCTCGACACTCTGGGCCTGCTGCTCGGCCGGGCGCTGCCGCGCGTCTGGCACATGTGA